In Candidatus Thermoplasmatota archaeon, the genomic window AGACGTAACATATTTGTGGACAATCGAGGGCATAACTTATAATACGTCAAGTGTTACCCATACCTTCACTGAGGCAGGCACGTATATAGTAACGCTCAAAGTTACTGACAAAGCAGGCAACGAAGCTACAACAACTGTTACAATCACAGTCAGGCCCAAGCCTGTACCGCCATTCATACCAGGGTTTGAAGCGCTAGCAGTAATTGCGGCTCTAGGAACAGTAGCGTTAATAGCAGCACTACTGAGGAAGAAGAAGAAGCTATAACACCTCTCTTTTCTCTTTTTTATATTTTTAAAATCTTATCTTTTTTGTAGTTTAGGTAGTGGATATGTTAAAGTTTACAAGTGAGCAGTAATGCTCTCTACAGGCAAGCCATCACAAGGCACAAAGCTAAACCAGTAACTATCATTGTAAAAGGGAATAGAATTTTAACTATCGAAATTGTAGAATTGATTGTAGAAGTTAATT contains:
- a CDS encoding PKD domain-containing protein; translation: LTAGDAPKTVYAQLRNVARGKESKLTISDTIMLDATKPTVSIFGGDRAVSYRERQVALTAIVSEDVTYLWTIEGITYNTSSVTHTFTEAGTYIVTLKVTDKAGNEATTTVTITVRPKPVPPFIPGFEALAVIAALGTVALIAALLRKKKKL